Sequence from the Torulaspora globosa chromosome 4, complete sequence genome:
CTCTGTATCTTCTTTGACATTAGCTCTAAAGGCTAAGTCTTTTTGATCCATATCAATGTCACTTGTACCTTCATAATCAGTAAAattctcctcctcgtctGTTCCGTATGAAGGCGATAAGGAGATAGCTGAAGGAGTCGGTTCCTTTGAAGTCGAGTCCTCGTTCAACAGATGAGCCATCGGTTTGACAAGCTTAGGACGCTTATGGTTCCTGGTCGCCAGCGAATCCAGTGAGTCCAAAGCTCCTCTCTTGAGCGAATTATATTTGCTCTTTTGTGCGTTGCTTCCATACAGGTTGAATACATCAAAATCGCTGTGCACTGAATGCTTTTTCTTAGCTTCCTCAGCCGCTTTCAAAGcagcttctcttctttctctttctttagTCTCTTTTTTGGCTAGTAAATCTGGGAAATTAGAAGGATTCAAAGTATCGAAAACTGTCGGTCCTATCACTCTTTTTCTCAAATCGACGTGCAATGCTCGTTCCAGGTCCTCTATGACGTAGTTTGTAGCTGCCTCGATAAGTGCTTCCCTCGAGGCATAAGTTCTCACTTTAGGGGCCTTAGGCACTGCTTGGATGGCAGTTTGGTTTCTATCGATCGTCACTTCTGCTCTGGCAGGTATCAGTCGTAGATTAATCTCAACTGGAATATTCTTTGTTCGTGATATCATTGTCATCCTCCCTGATTCCGTGTTCATGCATGCTTTTGCTAActcctcatcgtcaaaTACAACGAAGATGCCGGCAGGATGATCAATGATACGGGTCCATCTGTACTTACGCAACATCATCTTAAACTCCTCCACTCGGAAGCCGTGattcttggcaaaaaaCTTTGAGATGCAGAGCACTGGACGGTTATTGATTTGTCTCGCTAGGTCGTAAGGAATCCTCTTGCGAGAAATTTGCTGATCTTTCACCTTTTCGACCTCTTTGGCGGGCTTTGACGCTTTCAACAGTTGCTCCTTTTGTCTTTTCAACTCATCATTAATCCTCTTTGCTTTTTGGATATTCTTGTTTACCAGATCAGAGATAATCTTCTCTAAGATGCTACCCTTGTTTAGCGCAACATGAAACTTGGAGCCTAAAATTACGCAACCCCTGCTATCGTGCTCTTTGACCGCCTTGTATGCTGCCTGCACGGCTTCATTGATCCTTCCCTCAGGATGGTTGTATCGCACCAAGTAAGCGTGAAGAGGTAATGCATTGTTGGGATCGTTGAAGGCTTCAAAATGGGAGATCTCACCAAATTTCCTAAAGTAGTTCTTTACTGAGATGTCATTGATGATGCCTACTTCGGATGCCGGCGATATGACAATCTCGATCGGCGGAGGCGGGCCTACCGAATACTTATCGTACGGTATACGCGAAACAGCCAGCATTTTGTTCCTCAGCTTCCGAAACGAAGTTCCGGAAATCGCTCTGGGCCTGGGATCCACGCTTTTCTGTTCGGGATGTCTGCCTTTCATGACTGATCGCAGCTGACCTCCGTAAGACTCCTGAGCAATCACATACCCGTTAGGAGGCAGTGTCGGGTCCTTCTTCCAGGAAGACATCTCATCCTGATGAATGAGCCGCCTCGCAATCGGATCAAAATAGTGGTACTTGGATTTATGAAACTCCGAATCATAACGGATTACGGGTTTTGGCCTCTCCTGAGCCGAGTCACGCTGTCCAATGCAGTCTGCTGATCTCCTGAGACCTGCACTATAAACATCTTGACTACTCATCCCCCTTGGAAGGGGGGATGAATCGTATGGATCATTCCGTGTGCTGCCAGAGCGATCGTTGAGGGTGTTCTCGCTCATATTGTCGTCATAAAGGTCATCGTAAAGCTCTGAACCGTTCCAGCGTCTGGACTCCGCACCATGCGGCCGACTTGGCGGCGATTGATGTCGCTGAACTGGCTTGCCGTACCCATTTTGTGCGCGTTGTTGTGTTCGATGCCAGCCTTGAGGACCAGTCGGGAAAGCTTGATATGGTCGCCGATAGTATCCAGACATGAATATACACAAAGATACTGAAACCTTTGGGAATGAATTCACAGGATACTATACGAATACCTGCCCTATGCTTGTCCTCTCATCGTGTAATCCCATGACCACCAACGTATGGCGACCCATTTTCAATCGGTACTAAGGCGACGGACCACGTATTAAGCGAGAATCACAGCGATATTCAAATGGTGAGAGTGGCTCTGAGACGAATTGGACGAGATAAGTCTATGCTCTGCTATCTTGTGCTTTGCTAATGGCTACTGATCCCATGGTGGATGTCCTCTCGGTCGGCCGGCGACTTCAGGCCTCATCTGGCtgattcttggatcttTAGTAGCTGCTGCGAAGCCGAAGAACGGCGTAACAACTTGCTAGTAGACGAAAGCGAACTAGGAACAGGCGATGAATGGATCAAACTCTTCTGTCCTCTGGAATCTCAAGAATGCTATGGTCCGCGTCTCTGGATACTGCTTAGAGTGCCGAAGATTTACTGCGGATCGACATCTATTCAAAAGATGGACAACAAAGAACCATCGATAATCGATCTTGGAGCGAATCTGAAGTAGTGGGAGAGCCAATGTCGAATACACAGATCCAAAAATGCATTAGGGATGTATTGGGtatcgatgatgaagagaaaagTGACTGGAATCAGAGTCATATGAGGAAGTTGTTGTCAGCCACGTCGACGCTCTACAATGCATCTTTGAATAAGGTAATGTTGAAACAGGGGGAAGAGACGGCAAGGTGCCACCTGTGTGCCTACATTGCAGCCGAAAGGTTGGCAGAAAAGCATGTGAAGGATCTTCAATATTACATGGACAGAATTCCCTTGGAgccgaagaagattcgTAACTTACTGGAGCTCTTCCGGCAACAGATATTCCAATCGTCGCCAGTCAAGAATTTCAGCTGGACTCCCAGTCCTAAAAAGAGGAGGTCTCCTGTCAAGGATGGAGGCAGGTTTACCGCCAAGGATCCGAACGAGTTACGGAAGCAATTGTTTGGGACGCCAACCAAACTGCCGCCAGACGTTGGCACACCCCGCAGCGCGATCGAAGTCACGGCTTCCAAAAGCAGCCCAAGTCCGTCTAGGgccagaagaaagcttgCATTCGAGGAAGATACAGTAGACGACCAATTCGAATCTCCCACCAAGAAGAGACGCACTGCACCCCCATCTAGCAGCTTAATCAATGACCCAAGAACGCAGGTCGGAGATGACGAAGCGTTGGACTTGTCAAGCAATCAACCTAAAGGAAAGAAAGCAAGAGAGGCAAGGAGACAGGAGAGTCCCAGTAAGAAAAGTACTGGCACAAGAACTCAGTCCAGAACGGACAACTGCCTGCTGCGAAAGAAGCACTCTAAGGTGGCTTCAGCTGAGGTGATCGATCTGTGTAATCAATTCGAGATTCCCAAAGACGTCGCCTACAGCATCCTCGATCACTACGTGGCCTACGCGTCTTTCTTAGTCTGCCCCTGGCAGTTGCTCTGCGGACTAGTGCTGAATGCTACCTTAGTCGTGTTCACTGagagaaggaggaaagaCCCAAGAGTAGACCATCTCATAttcgaaaagatggcaGGCCTCATGAAAACCTCCCGAATAGAGGACATCATCGAAACACTGGCTCTCGTCAAAGAGTTGCTCGAAGGTGAGAAATGGTTTAGAGATTTGCAAGTCAAACACAATTACTACGATGGTGCATGTTACGAAGAAGCCATATCGGCAAAGCTCGGCTCTATGTTACAGCCGAACAATATCCTTGTAAGCGACGAGCAATTGGCCAATTGGAGAAGGAAGGTCGAGCAGGAATTGTCTCTGAGAGACCTCGAGTGAGGCAGGAATCACAAGCTAATCTTcgatcttcatcgtcttcgCACGTATTATATGAtctgaaatttttcatcacCTGCATGGTAACGGATCCAAAGTGTATCTAAAGGCCAGTAACTACGATGTGGTGATTCGGAGAGATGAGTCTCTTGAAGCCGGCCTAAACGACCTTGGAATAGTGATTCATCT
This genomic interval carries:
- the ORC6 gene encoding origin recognition complex subunit 6 (ancestral locus Anc_2.149) is translated as MSNTQIQKCIRDVLGIDDEEKSDWNQSHMRKLLSATSTLYNASLNKVMLKQGEETARCHLCAYIAAERLAEKHVKDLQYYMDRIPLEPKKIRNLLELFRQQIFQSSPVKNFSWTPSPKKRRSPVKDGGRFTAKDPNELRKQLFGTPTKLPPDVGTPRSAIEVTASKSSPSPSRARRKLAFEEDTVDDQFESPTKKRRTAPPSSSLINDPRTQVGDDEALDLSSNQPKGKKAREARRQESPSKKSTGTRTQSRTDNCLLRKKHSKVASAEVIDLCNQFEIPKDVAYSILDHYVAYASFLVCPWQLLCGLVLNATLVVFTERRRKDPRVDHLIFEKMAGLMKTSRIEDIIETLALVKELLEGEKWFRDLQVKHNYYDGACYEEAISAKLGSMLQPNNILVSDEQLANWRRKVEQELSLRDLE
- the SET1 gene encoding histone methyltransferase SET1 (ancestral locus Anc_2.148), producing the protein MSGYYRRPYQAFPTGPQGWHRTQQRAQNGYGKPVQRHQSPPSRPHGAESRRWNGSELYDDLYDDNMSENTLNDRSGSTRNDPYDSSPLPRGMSSQDVYSAGLRRSADCIGQRDSAQERPKPVIRYDSEFHKSKYHYFDPIARRLIHQDEMSSWKKDPTLPPNGYVIAQESYGGQLRSVMKGRHPEQKSVDPRPRAISGTSFRKLRNKMLAVSRIPYDKYSVGPPPPIEIVISPASEVGIINDISVKNYFRKFGEISHFEAFNDPNNALPLHAYLVRYNHPEGRINEAVQAAYKAVKEHDSRGCVILGSKFHVALNKGSILEKIISDLVNKNIQKAKRINDELKRQKEQLLKASKPAKEVEKVKDQQISRKRIPYDLARQINNRPVLCISKFFAKNHGFRVEEFKMMLRKYRWTRIIDHPAGIFVVFDDEELAKACMNTESGRMTMISRTKNIPVEINLRLIPARAEVTIDRNQTAIQAVPKAPKVRTYASREALIEAATNYVIEDLERALHVDLRKRVIGPTVFDTLNPSNFPDLLAKKETKERERREAALKAAEEAKKKHSVHSDFDVFNLYGSNAQKSKYNSLKRGALDSLDSLATRNHKRPKLVKPMAHLLNEDSTSKEPTPSAISLSPSYGTDEEENFTDYEGTSDIDMDQKDLAFRANVKEDTEATTPELDAIGRTALSSAKADELMKIPLLYRPRASKIPEPIYSDDSASGHLSLKALQATVKDEEDLKLLRKVVGVEAANEAQSDPKLQYKVWKLHLLEDSESFVEDAQLRFNEVSFIEELRSKSGSFKADGFRKIPDTLKSYYLPHRRKIHQPLNTVNVHNESQDGTPEVIKEESESAEVSESTPQELSSSRDNRASNRRFQQDIEAQRAAIGTESELLSLNQLNKRKKPVTFARSAIHNWGLYALEPIAAKEMIIEYVGERIRQPVAEMRERRYIKKGIGSSYLFRVDENTVIDATKKGGIARFINHCCDPSCTAKIIKVGGMKRIVIYALRDIAANEELTYDYKFERETDDEERLPCLCGAASCKGFLN